In a single window of the Natrialba magadii ATCC 43099 genome:
- a CDS encoding TAXI family TRAP transporter solute-binding subunit, whose product MSFKDGVSRRDALKVAGGVGLVGLAGCLGDGEQTDITVGSSSSGSTTYDNSQAIQRVVSEQSDSINFITQDAGGDPQSMRLYADDELNAYSTGNFILNQALTDSGPFEEPDDIDTFPLHGFSHLSLNLYWVALEDSGIETTDDLFGADIYALPAGWGLRDLTEQMYGEVGLWEELEEGVVNFETSEAASAMEEGRVEAAVVYSSNYDALPAWAVEVDARNDVQMVEMTDEFADAANEFAGAGYEELDEPGGWDQDVSIDVDSYPTWTETYPYMFDPDISDEVVYDLMEICHEHYESMQDAQPAILDYSDPDNFTFALTHTDEVGVHPGAADWYEDNGVWDDDWTRGEI is encoded by the coding sequence ATGTCTTTCAAGGACGGTGTTTCACGACGAGACGCGTTAAAGGTAGCTGGAGGGGTCGGGCTCGTTGGTCTCGCTGGGTGTCTGGGTGACGGTGAGCAAACCGACATCACAGTCGGGTCGTCGTCGTCCGGTTCGACGACGTACGACAACTCACAGGCAATCCAGCGAGTCGTCAGCGAACAATCCGATTCGATCAATTTCATCACACAGGACGCCGGCGGTGACCCGCAGTCGATGCGACTGTACGCCGACGACGAATTGAACGCCTACTCGACGGGGAACTTCATCCTCAATCAGGCGTTGACGGACTCGGGGCCGTTCGAGGAGCCGGACGATATTGATACGTTCCCACTTCACGGCTTCTCGCACCTCTCGCTGAACCTCTACTGGGTTGCACTGGAGGACAGCGGGATCGAGACCACCGACGACCTGTTCGGTGCCGACATCTACGCGCTCCCGGCTGGCTGGGGGCTTCGGGACCTGACCGAACAGATGTACGGCGAAGTCGGTCTCTGGGAAGAACTCGAGGAGGGCGTCGTCAACTTCGAGACCAGCGAGGCGGCGAGCGCGATGGAGGAAGGCCGCGTCGAGGCGGCGGTCGTCTACTCGTCGAACTACGATGCGCTGCCCGCCTGGGCCGTCGAGGTCGACGCGCGGAACGACGTCCAGATGGTCGAGATGACCGATGAGTTCGCCGACGCGGCAAACGAGTTCGCCGGTGCCGGATACGAGGAACTCGATGAACCGGGCGGTTGGGATCAGGACGTCAGCATCGATGTAGACTCCTACCCGACGTGGACGGAGACGTACCCGTACATGTTCGACCCAGACATTTCGGACGAGGTCGTCTACGATCTCATGGAGATCTGCCACGAACACTACGAATCGATGCAGGACGCACAGCCTGCAATTCTTGACTACTCTGATCCCGATAACTTCACGTTCGCTCTCACTCACACCGACGAAGTCGGTGTCCATCCCGGTGCGGCCGACTGGTACGAAGACAACGGCGTCTGGGACGACGACTGGACTCGAGGCGAAATCTAA
- a CDS encoding DUF7519 family protein: MMGPKGGSPATISSVIALCFAGVGWSVAVPYSIHATALSTVGWLLLGLALLTGDRTTVTVGAGVLVLGSFVAAGTGASMVSVLVAVTASVLAWDIGQNAISIGHQLGRSAPTARAELAHVLASLVVGTGIVVVGLAATQLVGSSQPIIVVVLFLLAAAVIAIALGPSETLDTARFEQTASTSESSK, translated from the coding sequence ATGATGGGACCGAAGGGTGGCTCGCCGGCGACGATTAGTTCAGTGATCGCGCTTTGCTTTGCTGGTGTCGGCTGGAGTGTTGCAGTGCCGTATTCGATTCATGCGACGGCGCTGTCGACGGTTGGCTGGCTTTTACTCGGGCTGGCGTTGCTCACCGGCGATCGAACGACGGTGACGGTCGGTGCGGGAGTGCTCGTTCTCGGTTCGTTTGTTGCCGCCGGCACGGGGGCGTCGATGGTGAGCGTTCTCGTTGCTGTGACGGCGTCGGTTCTCGCGTGGGATATCGGACAGAACGCGATCAGTATCGGCCACCAGCTCGGGCGTAGCGCACCGACCGCTCGGGCCGAACTCGCTCACGTTCTTGCGAGCCTTGTCGTCGGGACGGGGATCGTCGTGGTCGGACTCGCGGCAACGCAGCTAGTGGGTAGTTCACAACCCATAATTGTCGTTGTCTTGTTCCTCCTTGCAGCAGCTGTCATCGCGATCGCGCTCGGCCCGTCCGAGACGCTCGACACCGCCCGCTTTGAGCAGACTGCGTCGACGTCGGAATCGTCCAAATGA
- a CDS encoding aspartate aminotransferase family protein, which translates to MTVGPAIDDLHFSQEPDVDEVPGPKSNELLERQRNVDSNAVAYPRRVPIALDEAKGATIRDADGNTFLDFFAGIGVLNVGHSNPYVLDAVKSQLDDVAHTIDFPTEARIDLIDKLREIAPGGLQGSSNVVFGGPSGSDAIEGSIKLAKHNTGRQGVLAFEGAYHGTTAGALSLTAGKKYKKGYSPLLADAVHVPYPDPEGTEDGISVERALDAVQRKFEDPYGGHESPAGIWAEPIQGEGGINVPPQGFLQGLRDIADDNDALLVIDEIQTGFGRTGEWFASDHYDVTPDAITMAKALGGSGLPIGGVLYHEKFDTWGPGGHVGTFRGNAPAMIGGIRAIDYIESHDLLSHATELGEYIRGRFAELAETTPEIADVRGKGLFVGVEFVDEDGAPADDLVEAIQTRCYENGVLVWSAGRHGNVLRLIPPLVLTEQQAEVGTNIICDAIDSSTN; encoded by the coding sequence ATGACCGTAGGACCAGCGATTGACGACCTTCACTTTAGTCAAGAACCCGACGTTGACGAGGTACCGGGGCCGAAATCGAACGAGCTACTCGAACGGCAGCGAAACGTCGACAGCAACGCTGTCGCGTATCCGCGACGCGTTCCGATTGCGCTCGACGAAGCAAAGGGTGCGACGATTCGAGACGCCGACGGGAACACGTTCCTCGACTTCTTCGCGGGGATCGGCGTTCTGAACGTTGGTCACTCGAACCCGTACGTGCTCGATGCCGTCAAGTCGCAGCTAGACGACGTCGCACACACGATCGACTTCCCGACGGAAGCGCGAATCGATCTGATCGACAAACTCCGTGAGATCGCACCTGGTGGGCTCCAGGGCTCGAGTAACGTCGTCTTTGGCGGCCCGAGCGGGAGCGACGCGATCGAGGGATCGATCAAGCTCGCAAAGCACAACACCGGCCGACAGGGTGTGCTAGCGTTCGAAGGCGCGTACCACGGCACGACGGCCGGCGCGCTCAGCCTCACCGCTGGCAAGAAGTACAAGAAGGGGTACAGCCCGCTGCTCGCGGATGCCGTCCACGTCCCGTACCCGGACCCGGAGGGAACTGAGGATGGAATTAGCGTCGAGCGCGCGCTCGATGCCGTCCAGCGCAAGTTCGAGGATCCGTACGGCGGACACGAGTCGCCGGCGGGAATCTGGGCCGAGCCGATTCAGGGCGAAGGCGGCATCAACGTCCCGCCACAGGGCTTCCTGCAGGGACTGCGCGACATCGCGGACGACAACGACGCGCTGCTCGTCATCGACGAGATTCAGACCGGCTTCGGCCGCACCGGCGAGTGGTTCGCATCGGACCACTACGACGTGACCCCGGACGCAATCACGATGGCGAAGGCGCTCGGTGGCTCCGGCCTCCCAATTGGCGGGGTGCTCTACCACGAGAAGTTCGACACCTGGGGCCCCGGCGGCCACGTCGGGACCTTCCGTGGCAACGCACCCGCGATGATCGGCGGTATTCGCGCAATCGACTACATCGAGTCACACGACCTGCTCTCCCACGCAACCGAACTCGGCGAGTACATCCGCGGCCGATTCGCCGAACTCGCGGAAACGACGCCCGAGATTGCAGACGTCCGCGGCAAGGGACTGTTCGTTGGCGTCGAGTTCGTCGACGAAGACGGTGCACCGGCTGACGACCTCGTCGAGGCAATCCAGACGCGCTGTTACGAGAACGGCGTCCTCGTCTGGAGCGCCGGCCGCCACGGCAACGTGCTCCGACTCATCCCGCCGCTCGTGCTCACCGAGCAGCAGGCAGAGGTCGGCACCAACATCATCTGCGACGCGATCGACTCGAGTACGAACTAA
- a CDS encoding DUF4129 domain-containing protein has protein sequence MIDRHTVWILCLGVVGILAIAVAAPALPTAVSVVEDDGIDSPELSEDAESLLDEQFGEAGGDDVENPLPVEWLLLGAGLISLLVLGRAVVANPEQARPLLFGTVAIAALLGALLVFDWSGYGNETTGTGSGPGLIPESFPLAVAILVAGLTLIGTVFVLSRDDTPALETADDSADIPTPSPANELSASDYGSSAVSHTAADTDVYRTWLLLNAAAGTGDESAATPGEVRDEAIASGLDRSAVDELIHLFEASRYGRHGPTQDQDQRARALCQELALESNESNESTTAEQEEMTR, from the coding sequence GTGATTGACCGACACACCGTCTGGATACTCTGCCTTGGAGTCGTCGGGATCCTAGCTATCGCGGTGGCTGCTCCGGCGCTTCCGACCGCCGTTTCAGTTGTCGAGGACGACGGCATCGATTCGCCGGAGCTGAGCGAGGACGCCGAATCGTTACTCGACGAACAGTTTGGCGAGGCCGGCGGTGACGACGTCGAGAACCCACTCCCAGTCGAGTGGCTCTTGCTCGGTGCCGGCCTCATCTCGCTGTTAGTGCTCGGTCGCGCGGTCGTCGCCAACCCGGAACAGGCACGACCGCTTTTGTTTGGCACCGTTGCAATCGCTGCGTTACTCGGGGCACTGCTCGTCTTCGACTGGTCCGGATACGGTAACGAGACCACCGGCACCGGTTCTGGTCCCGGTCTGATTCCGGAGTCGTTCCCGCTCGCTGTCGCAATCCTCGTGGCAGGGCTGACCCTCATCGGGACAGTGTTCGTCCTCTCTCGAGACGATACACCGGCGCTTGAGACTGCAGACGACAGCGCTGACATCCCCACACCGTCGCCGGCGAACGAGTTGTCTGCCAGCGACTATGGCTCCAGTGCCGTCTCGCACACCGCTGCGGATACTGACGTGTATCGCACCTGGCTGCTGTTGAACGCTGCAGCAGGGACTGGAGATGAGTCTGCCGCAACGCCGGGTGAGGTTCGCGACGAAGCGATCGCCAGCGGTCTCGATCGATCGGCAGTCGACGAACTGATCCACCTGTTCGAGGCAAGCCGGTACGGTCGCCACGGACCAACACAGGACCAGGACCAGCGAGCGCGTGCACTGTGCCAGGAGCTGGCACTCGAGTCGAACGAGTCGAACGAATCGACAACGGCGGAGCAGGAGGAAATGACTCGATGA
- a CDS encoding ornithine cyclodeaminase family protein — translation MTETQSETGTETRFLTSEQIDGLASPADYVAAVRDGYRQVGEGAPAYPRQKFNRTDPDGMFTSYAALLPDTGAMGGYMYSSGFGAGNAWFMTPVFDAESGEPLAVLDGASMNPFKTGAAGAVAVDELARDDATTLAVIGSGSQARGQLHTTATVRDLEDVRVFSPTQANREAFAEEFDEQLSADVHAVDSSTAALDGADIVITATKASEPVFDGDDLEPGTHVTAMGQYQEGSRELDTTTIEQATYVPDLRERAVYDAGAFLAALEDGAITDDHVHAELGEVVAGEAPGRTSGDEITVFDSGGTGIETVAAAYMLYERAREDGIGSTISFAPASEALTGRLP, via the coding sequence CGGCCGACTACGTCGCCGCCGTTCGCGACGGCTACCGGCAAGTCGGAGAGGGTGCACCGGCCTACCCCCGCCAGAAGTTCAACCGAACCGATCCGGACGGGATGTTCACGAGCTACGCCGCCTTGCTCCCCGACACCGGCGCAATGGGGGGCTACATGTACAGTTCCGGCTTCGGGGCTGGCAACGCCTGGTTCATGACACCCGTATTCGATGCCGAAAGCGGCGAACCGCTGGCCGTCCTCGACGGCGCGAGCATGAACCCGTTCAAAACCGGCGCTGCGGGTGCCGTCGCCGTCGACGAACTCGCCCGCGACGACGCTACGACGCTTGCCGTCATCGGCAGCGGTTCACAAGCACGCGGCCAACTCCACACCACCGCAACCGTCCGCGACCTCGAGGACGTCCGCGTCTTCTCACCAACACAGGCAAACCGCGAAGCATTTGCCGAGGAGTTCGACGAGCAACTCTCGGCCGACGTTCACGCGGTGGACTCGAGTACCGCCGCGCTCGACGGCGCAGATATCGTCATTACGGCGACGAAAGCGAGCGAACCGGTCTTCGACGGCGACGACCTCGAACCGGGAACCCACGTGACGGCGATGGGGCAATACCAGGAGGGGAGTCGCGAACTCGACACGACGACGATCGAGCAGGCTACCTACGTCCCCGACCTGCGCGAGCGTGCGGTCTACGATGCCGGTGCATTTCTCGCGGCACTCGAGGACGGCGCGATCACGGACGACCACGTCCATGCCGAGCTGGGTGAGGTCGTTGCCGGCGAAGCGCCGGGAAGGACGAGCGGCGACGAAATTACGGTGTTCGACAGCGGGGGGACGGGGATCGAGACCGTCGCCGCGGCGTACATGCTGTACGAGCGAGCACGCGAGGACGGAATTGGTTCGACGATTTCGTTCGCGCCGGCGAGTGAGGCGCTGACTGGCCGGTTGCCGTAG
- a CDS encoding DUF58 domain-containing protein → MSETARYVRLAMVLVAAVAIAIGGTMLVATETVLDALSYDVVVGLEVFGQLFFYLVLLALLVQSYRIVRRRITAGETEVTPPDREATTRVPTPGDRLSQQLASVSGRSDPTYEALRDRLRARARTALVSADQRTESDAVEAIEAGTWTDDDVAAAVLADDSDWPSRSVEDRLLGFLGFTDILAQRDLRRAMTAVAAVAGAPSDDRRPTAVSPVLSGEWDWDWEREQEQEQEQEREQEQERERKREQDSTASAVDQKQASETVADDDGSYSSPDDTDDRTDDDSEQADDGPEQADDTPEQMGDDPERPADAPTRRETGRWDGISVVALVGLVLGVLYQQPAVIAAGAVGIGFGAYAHLGTDDDTQPSITAERSLSETHPEPGASVDVTTLVRNDGDGRLTDVRIIDGVPSDLVVGSGSPRAATTLAPGEAVSIQYTVTARRGSHPFDPVQVLVRTANGSIETELAVSASTPRAAKSAATENGRTSVDTAITCLPTMQPLSTGVDRLLTHRGSRPAGTLQTADPGPGVEFHSVREYRSGDPMQRIDWNRYARSGSLATVSFRDEQSATVIVAVDARASAYRTPDDTETVPMHAVDRAVDGGADVFATLLDAGHTVGLASVGPDPLWLAPGTGREHRIRGQTALGTDPAVGPRPLAMSTVGTSTDSSVDTVDTVSETDVDADDTDGSDDADDTDGSDDADDNTDTNTDETTTANRPTANTASTSTNTTSNTSTTSSTYTLTHLKHTTSAATQIVFFTPLCDDGALEIVRSLYSSAFAVTVVTPDPTTVDGPSRAVARVERRARIRQLRSEGIAVIDWAWDDPLATAMEGER, encoded by the coding sequence ATGAGCGAGACTGCCAGATACGTTCGACTCGCGATGGTTCTCGTTGCAGCCGTTGCGATCGCCATCGGTGGGACAATGCTGGTTGCAACCGAAACCGTTCTCGACGCCCTCTCCTACGATGTCGTCGTCGGACTGGAGGTGTTCGGTCAACTGTTCTTTTATCTGGTGTTGCTGGCCCTGCTCGTCCAGAGTTACCGGATCGTCCGGCGACGGATCACTGCTGGCGAGACCGAGGTGACACCACCGGACCGCGAAGCCACGACTCGAGTACCAACTCCTGGCGATAGACTCTCCCAGCAACTCGCGTCGGTGTCGGGTCGGTCGGATCCGACGTACGAGGCGCTTCGGGATCGATTGCGAGCGCGTGCTCGAACAGCGCTTGTGAGCGCCGATCAGCGAACGGAATCCGACGCGGTCGAAGCGATCGAAGCTGGCACCTGGACGGATGACGACGTTGCAGCTGCGGTACTCGCCGACGACAGCGACTGGCCGTCACGGTCGGTCGAGGATCGTCTCCTTGGGTTTCTCGGCTTTACCGACATCCTCGCACAGCGTGACCTGCGGCGCGCGATGACTGCCGTTGCAGCGGTTGCCGGGGCACCCTCGGACGACCGGCGGCCCACGGCTGTTTCTCCGGTTCTGTCTGGGGAGTGGGATTGGGACTGGGAACGGGAACAAGAACAGGAACAGGAACAGGAACGGGAACAGGAACAGGAACGGGAACGAAAACGAGAACAAGACTCAACTGCGTCAGCTGTCGACCAAAAGCAAGCTTCGGAAACGGTTGCTGATGACGATGGATCGTACTCGAGTCCTGACGATACTGACGACCGGACAGACGATGATTCCGAGCAGGCAGACGACGGTCCCGAGCAGGCAGACGACACCCCTGAGCAAATGGGGGATGATCCCGAGCGGCCTGCTGATGCACCCACACGGCGTGAAACGGGTCGCTGGGACGGAATTAGCGTCGTCGCGCTCGTCGGTCTCGTACTGGGCGTGCTCTATCAGCAGCCAGCAGTCATCGCGGCAGGGGCAGTTGGAATCGGGTTTGGGGCGTACGCACACCTCGGTACGGACGACGACACACAGCCGTCGATTACGGCTGAGCGTAGCCTCAGTGAGACACACCCTGAACCAGGAGCCTCGGTCGACGTGACGACGCTGGTGCGAAACGACGGGGATGGACGCCTCACTGACGTCCGAATTATCGACGGCGTTCCGTCCGACCTGGTCGTCGGGTCAGGCTCACCGCGAGCAGCGACGACGCTCGCGCCGGGAGAGGCAGTGTCAATACAGTATACAGTCACCGCGCGTCGCGGTAGCCACCCATTCGACCCGGTGCAGGTTCTCGTCAGGACTGCGAACGGGTCGATCGAGACAGAGCTGGCTGTTTCGGCGTCAACGCCGAGGGCAGCGAAATCGGCAGCGACAGAGAACGGAAGAACATCCGTAGACACAGCGATCACCTGCCTGCCGACGATGCAACCGCTTTCGACGGGTGTTGATCGGCTCCTTACACACCGCGGGTCCCGTCCCGCAGGCACACTGCAGACGGCCGATCCAGGCCCTGGAGTCGAGTTTCACAGCGTCCGTGAGTATCGTTCGGGCGATCCGATGCAGCGGATCGACTGGAACCGCTACGCACGAAGCGGTTCGCTGGCGACGGTTTCGTTCCGCGACGAGCAGTCGGCGACCGTGATCGTGGCCGTTGACGCCCGAGCGAGTGCGTACCGCACGCCCGATGATACTGAGACGGTGCCGATGCACGCCGTCGACCGGGCTGTCGACGGTGGGGCTGACGTTTTCGCCACGCTGCTCGATGCAGGCCACACCGTCGGCCTCGCATCCGTCGGCCCTGATCCGCTCTGGCTGGCCCCCGGAACCGGTCGCGAGCACCGGATTCGTGGCCAGACTGCACTCGGCACGGATCCGGCAGTCGGTCCACGACCGCTTGCGATGTCGACTGTCGGGACTAGTACTGACAGCAGTGTGGATACTGTCGATACTGTTTCCGAAACCGATGTCGATGCTGATGACACCGACGGCAGCGATGATGCCGATGACACCGACGGCAGCGATGATGCCGATGACAACACTGACACCAACACAGACGAGACGACCACTGCTAACAGACCTACTGCTAATACCGCCAGCACCAGCACCAACACCACTAGCAACACCAGCACCACTTCCTCCACCTACACCCTCACCCACCTCAAGCACACCACGTCAGCAGCCACTCAGATCGTGTTCTTCACACCTCTCTGTGACGACGGGGCTCTCGAGATTGTCCGCTCACTGTACTCGAGTGCGTTTGCCGTGACGGTAGTTACACCGGATCCGACGACGGTGGATGGGCCGTCGAGGGCAGTTGCACGGGTCGAACGGAGAGCCAGAATACGACAGCTCCGATCGGAGGGAATTGCAGTGATCGACTGGGCGTGGGACGATCCGCTTGCGACTGCGATGGAGGGTGAACGATGA
- a CDS encoding TRAP transporter permease, which translates to MVYSTADKNRLDIARDAITLFAIITWVWILYYAFTQQMDRILFTVIFLGAIMLVYLGDELIDAVEEGNKLDAVLLSLSTVVTIGTTVYMYAFYETLLSIRVGTALTHEYAIAAAFVLVVLYLSYRAYGLTFLAVIVAAILYGVYGNYAPGILRHGGFSLNRTANIMVLDFQGVYGSISRIIATWVALFLLYAGLMRGFGAFDLIMRLALRAAEFVRSGVALSAVTASIIIGSITGSQAANTAITGSFTIPLMKESGIDSEVAGGIESVASTGGQIMPPVMGAAAFVMASLLGITYLDVLVAGLIPAAIFYGSVIIAVHYTGTEQLRGQELDVAVTNHFDERLSRRDLAIQGARFGIPFAILIWTLGVLQWTVLTSALYTVVVMLLTGFGFPLAQTALDGGDLTEEFVDLLGKAAFGFREGAIILAPIAIIIASINGVVDILEASGVPGVLSLALLDLSGGVMIVAVILAMIISIILGLGMPTVAAYVVVAALIAPALVQQFLVPELAAHYFVLYAAILSGLTPPIAIAVVVATGIADSNFWRTCFEALKISAPIYILPFAFIYNPELVVGGWGAWTFASGLIALFGAFGVSHGLNYHGKFFHPSPAVVYPVKGVYFVAGLLAMVFPNTAVRLACIALILVLVTAQLREPLLARFGSDSTADSEPVS; encoded by the coding sequence ATGGTTTATTCAACAGCTGATAAGAACCGGCTCGATATCGCCCGCGATGCGATCACGCTCTTTGCGATCATTACCTGGGTGTGGATCCTTTACTACGCGTTTACCCAGCAGATGGATCGCATCCTCTTCACCGTCATCTTCCTCGGTGCGATCATGCTCGTCTACCTCGGAGACGAACTGATCGATGCGGTCGAGGAAGGGAACAAACTCGACGCCGTTCTGTTGAGTCTCTCGACTGTTGTGACGATCGGGACCACAGTGTACATGTATGCATTTTACGAGACACTGCTCTCGATCCGTGTCGGGACCGCCCTGACTCACGAGTATGCAATCGCTGCGGCGTTCGTCCTCGTAGTGCTGTATCTCTCATACCGCGCCTACGGGCTGACGTTCCTCGCGGTCATCGTCGCGGCGATCCTGTACGGCGTCTACGGGAACTACGCACCTGGTATCCTTCGTCACGGCGGATTCAGCCTCAACCGCACGGCGAACATTATGGTGCTCGACTTCCAGGGTGTCTACGGCTCGATTTCACGGATTATCGCGACCTGGGTCGCGTTGTTCCTGCTCTATGCAGGACTGATGCGCGGCTTCGGTGCGTTCGACCTCATCATGCGGCTTGCGCTGCGTGCCGCAGAATTTGTCCGGTCGGGCGTCGCACTCTCAGCAGTCACCGCGAGCATCATCATCGGTTCGATTACCGGGAGTCAGGCCGCAAACACGGCAATCACTGGCTCGTTCACGATTCCGCTGATGAAGGAGAGTGGGATCGACTCAGAAGTGGCCGGCGGCATCGAATCTGTCGCATCGACCGGCGGACAGATCATGCCGCCAGTGATGGGTGCAGCGGCGTTCGTGATGGCGTCGTTGCTTGGCATCACGTATCTGGACGTACTCGTTGCCGGCCTCATCCCGGCAGCGATCTTCTACGGCTCGGTTATCATCGCCGTCCACTACACGGGCACCGAACAGCTCCGTGGACAGGAACTCGATGTCGCGGTAACGAACCACTTCGACGAACGGCTGAGCCGTCGCGACCTCGCGATCCAGGGTGCGCGCTTCGGTATTCCGTTCGCAATCCTGATCTGGACACTCGGTGTCCTGCAGTGGACGGTGCTGACGTCCGCACTCTACACCGTCGTTGTGATGTTGCTCACCGGCTTTGGCTTCCCACTCGCCCAGACGGCACTCGATGGCGGCGACCTTACAGAGGAGTTCGTCGATCTCCTGGGGAAAGCCGCCTTCGGCTTCCGTGAAGGTGCGATTATCCTCGCGCCGATCGCGATCATCATCGCCTCGATCAACGGCGTCGTCGACATTCTCGAGGCGTCGGGCGTTCCGGGCGTGCTCTCGCTCGCCCTGCTCGACCTCTCGGGCGGCGTGATGATCGTCGCGGTCATCCTCGCGATGATCATCTCGATCATTCTCGGACTGGGGATGCCAACCGTGGCAGCATACGTCGTCGTCGCGGCGCTAATCGCACCGGCACTGGTCCAGCAGTTCCTCGTGCCGGAACTCGCCGCACACTACTTCGTCCTATACGCGGCGATCCTGTCGGGACTGACACCGCCGATCGCGATCGCCGTCGTCGTCGCAACCGGGATCGCCGACAGCAACTTCTGGCGCACCTGCTTCGAGGCGCTGAAGATCTCGGCACCGATCTACATCCTGCCGTTCGCGTTCATCTACAACCCCGAACTCGTCGTCGGCGGCTGGGGGGCATGGACGTTCGCGTCGGGACTGATCGCGCTGTTCGGTGCGTTCGGCGTCTCCCACGGGCTCAACTATCACGGTAAGTTCTTCCACCCGAGCCCAGCCGTGGTCTACCCCGTGAAGGGCGTCTACTTCGTCGCAGGTCTGCTCGCCATGGTGTTCCCGAACACCGCGGTCCGGCTGGCCTGTATCGCGCTCATCCTCGTGCTCGTCACAGCCCAGCTTCGTGAGCCGCTCCTTGCCCGGTTTGGCAGCGACTCGACTGCTGACTCCGAACCCGTCTCCTGA
- a CDS encoding Zn-dependent hydrolase: protein MAMIDPDRFRNTFETYSDIGRTDNDGLHRLTLTDADIRVRDQFVDDLESLGLDVRIDEVGNIFGRREGTDPNAAPVLVGSHLDSQPYGGRFDGQLGVLSALETLRAFDEQDIDHRRPIEIVNWTNEEGSRFKPALMGSGTFVGEFSVDETLARTDSDGTTVEEALESAGYRGDVECGPRESIHSYLELHVEQGPVLENHDQSVAVVDGIYGMSWLEATIEGTADHAGPSPMHSRRDALVAATDVVQGVRRLSNRYDDVVTTVGELTVEPGSINVIPSEVTFTADVRSYDDDIVAELVGHVESELEAACKREGTEYELEEIWRIKHTEFAESVRTAAREAVEETGVSYRSMVGGAGHDANYLTDVTDAGMLFVPSVDGRTHNEDEFTEWEDAVAGATVFAETVRRLSQ, encoded by the coding sequence ATGGCGATGATAGACCCAGATCGGTTTCGAAACACGTTCGAAACGTACTCCGATATCGGTCGCACCGACAACGACGGACTTCACAGACTCACACTTACGGACGCCGATATTCGCGTTCGCGATCAGTTCGTCGACGATCTCGAGTCGCTCGGACTCGACGTTCGCATCGACGAAGTCGGGAATATTTTCGGTCGCCGGGAGGGTACCGACCCCAACGCCGCGCCGGTGCTGGTCGGCTCCCACCTCGACTCCCAGCCGTACGGCGGCCGGTTCGACGGCCAACTCGGCGTTCTGAGTGCCCTCGAGACGCTCCGCGCGTTCGACGAGCAGGATATCGACCACCGCCGACCCATCGAAATCGTCAACTGGACCAACGAGGAGGGCTCGCGATTCAAGCCGGCACTGATGGGGAGTGGAACGTTCGTCGGCGAGTTCAGCGTCGACGAGACGCTCGCTCGGACCGACTCGGATGGGACGACCGTCGAGGAGGCACTCGAGTCGGCCGGCTATCGCGGCGACGTCGAGTGCGGTCCGCGCGAATCGATTCACAGCTATCTCGAACTCCACGTCGAACAGGGACCGGTCCTCGAGAACCACGACCAGTCCGTCGCGGTTGTCGATGGAATCTACGGCATGTCCTGGCTCGAGGCGACCATCGAGGGGACGGCTGATCACGCCGGACCGTCGCCGATGCACTCGAGACGCGATGCGCTGGTCGCGGCGACCGATGTGGTACAGGGAGTCCGTCGGCTCTCGAACCGGTACGACGATGTCGTAACCACTGTCGGTGAGCTGACGGTCGAACCCGGCTCGATCAACGTTATTCCGTCGGAGGTGACGTTCACTGCGGACGTCCGCAGCTACGACGACGATATAGTTGCAGAACTCGTCGGGCACGTGGAGTCCGAACTCGAGGCGGCCTGTAAGCGTGAGGGAACCGAGTACGAACTCGAGGAAATCTGGCGGATCAAGCATACGGAGTTCGCGGAGTCCGTCCGGACTGCTGCGCGCGAGGCTGTCGAGGAGACGGGTGTCTCGTACCGATCGATGGTTGGCGGTGCCGGCCACGACGCGAATTACCTGACAGACGTCACGGATGCGGGAATGCTTTTCGTCCCGAGCGTCGACGGTCGAACCCACAACGAGGACGAGTTCACGGAGTGGGAGGACGCTGTCGCTGGCGCGACGGTGTTCGCGGAGACAGTCCGTCGACTGTCACAGTAG